The following are from one region of the Jatrophihabitans telluris genome:
- a CDS encoding response regulator transcription factor, with product MSSSLAAAQPAAASRTKRKVLVVDDEENVVHLVASALRFDGFEAVTADNGNSALSAVAEHNPDLVVLDVMMPGLDGHAVLQNLRSAGSTVPVIFLTARDTANDRINGLRAGADDYVVKPFSVEELLARVHAVLRRTAADEDRPVLKVADLELDESSHEVTRGGEEIHLTATEFELLRYLMRNERVVLSKAQILDRVWKYDFQGQSNIVELYIGYLRKKVDAVEPKLIHTVRGAGYVIKAPRV from the coding sequence ATGAGTTCATCGCTTGCTGCAGCTCAACCCGCCGCCGCTTCACGCACCAAGCGGAAGGTCCTCGTCGTCGACGACGAGGAAAATGTCGTCCACCTCGTCGCCTCGGCTCTTCGCTTCGACGGCTTCGAGGCGGTGACCGCCGACAACGGCAACTCGGCCTTGTCCGCCGTCGCCGAGCACAACCCTGATCTGGTCGTCCTCGACGTGATGATGCCTGGTTTGGACGGGCACGCAGTCCTGCAGAATCTCCGCTCCGCCGGCTCCACCGTGCCGGTGATCTTCCTGACTGCGCGCGACACCGCCAACGACCGCATCAACGGATTGCGGGCCGGTGCCGACGACTACGTGGTCAAGCCGTTCAGCGTCGAGGAACTGCTGGCTCGGGTGCACGCCGTACTTCGGCGGACCGCGGCCGACGAGGATCGGCCCGTCCTCAAGGTCGCCGACCTCGAACTGGACGAGAGCAGTCACGAGGTGACCCGCGGGGGTGAGGAGATCCACCTGACCGCCACTGAGTTCGAGCTGCTGCGTTACCTGATGCGCAACGAACGGGTCGTGCTGTCCAAGGCGCAGATCCTGGACCGCGTATGGAAATACGATTTCCAGGGCCAATCAAACATCGTCGAGCTCTACATTGGATACCTGCGCAAGAAGGTCGATGCAGTGGAGCCGAAGTTGATTCACACGGTTCGTGGGGCGGGTTACGTCATCAAGGCACCGAGGGTGTGA